One genomic window of Deltaproteobacteria bacterium includes the following:
- a CDS encoding rhodanese-like domain-containing protein produces the protein MRLRDLLEPVRTIGPHEAKAYMQEHKEGTYLLLDVRETGEYEQEHLPGAKLVPLSQLSDSLHQLDPEKPTIIY, from the coding sequence ATGCGATTAAGAGACCTGCTCGAGCCCGTACGTACGATCGGACCCCACGAGGCAAAGGCCTACATGCAAGAACACAAAGAGGGAACCTACCTGCTGCTGGACGTGCGCGAAACAGGAGAATACGAGCAGGAACACCTGCCGGGAGCAAAGCTTGTACCGCTTTCCCAATTGTCGGATTCCCTCCATCAGTTGGATCCCGAAAAGCCCACGATCATCTACTGA
- a CDS encoding response regulator — translation MTGRVLIVDDEAGIRKVLNLRLGSLGYETSEAENGAKALNILREKPFDAVLCDIKMPEMDGLEMIGKLRQSDPITPVIMLTGFIDLETAVEVMKRGAFDYLTKPVHSDALFLAVEKAIDYKRVLIRNRLLEEEKQRYHEELKQMVAEQTRIIRSMFDLANRLNSLDSMNLILESILESISEFIPSNRVLVMLLDKDGTHFEIATSRGIAVDEVKNLRIPAGNGACSGLFHTGGVRIINEGSSKEASEILESFEGLVNAPFMQAALMGARSRLGVIHICEKKDGAPFTEKEAEILSYIADSATVAVNNQLYERRLEESYLATIRALAMAIEAKDPYTRGHSERVAELSVRVAEHLGLPEDELRILRFAGALHDVGKIGVPGSVLTKPGRLTAEEFEQIRQHPVIGEKMIREADFLTEARGIIRQHHERIDGTGYPDGLKGDEICLGARIMALADAYDAMTTDRTYRKAMERGEAIAEIERVSGSQFDPECLEAFLAVVVD, via the coding sequence ATGACTGGCAGGGTACTGATTGTTGACGACGAGGCGGGCATCCGTAAGGTGCTGAACCTACGGCTCGGCAGTCTGGGTTATGAAACTTCGGAAGCCGAGAACGGCGCCAAGGCCCTAAACATCTTGAGGGAAAAGCCCTTTGACGCGGTCCTGTGCGACATCAAGATGCCGGAAATGGATGGACTTGAAATGATTGGAAAACTCCGTCAATCGGATCCGATCACCCCTGTGATCATGCTGACCGGTTTTATTGACTTGGAAACCGCCGTTGAGGTCATGAAAAGAGGCGCATTCGATTACCTTACTAAACCGGTTCATAGCGACGCGCTTTTTTTGGCGGTGGAAAAGGCGATTGATTATAAACGCGTGCTCATACGCAACAGGCTCCTCGAGGAAGAGAAACAGCGGTATCACGAAGAACTCAAGCAGATGGTGGCGGAGCAGACTCGAATCATCCGGTCCATGTTCGACCTGGCCAACCGCTTGAACAGCCTGGATTCCATGAATCTGATTCTCGAGAGCATCTTGGAGTCGATCTCAGAGTTTATACCGTCGAATCGGGTCCTCGTGATGCTACTGGATAAAGATGGGACGCATTTTGAAATAGCAACAAGTCGGGGGATAGCCGTTGATGAAGTAAAAAACCTCCGGATTCCGGCGGGCAACGGAGCGTGCTCAGGGCTCTTTCATACTGGAGGGGTCCGGATTATTAACGAGGGAAGCTCCAAGGAGGCTTCGGAAATTCTAGAAAGTTTCGAGGGCCTGGTTAACGCCCCCTTTATGCAGGCCGCGCTTATGGGCGCACGATCCAGACTGGGTGTCATACACATTTGCGAAAAAAAAGACGGAGCGCCGTTTACGGAAAAAGAAGCGGAGATTTTATCCTACATTGCCGATTCCGCCACCGTAGCCGTCAACAATCAATTGTACGAGCGCCGTCTTGAAGAGAGTTACCTGGCAACCATACGGGCCCTGGCCATGGCGATCGAGGCCAAGGATCCGTATACGCGCGGCCATTCGGAGCGTGTGGCGGAGCTTTCCGTTCGAGTGGCGGAACATTTGGGACTACCCGAGGATGAACTGAGGATTTTACGTTTCGCAGGGGCGTTGCACGACGTGGGCAAAATCGGCGTACCCGGAAGCGTTTTGACCAAACCCGGACGGTTGACAGCCGAGGAGTTCGAGCAAATTCGTCAGCACCCCGTCATCGGCGAGAAGATGATCCGGGAAGCCGACTTTCTTACGGAGGCGAGGGGTATCATTCGTCAGCACCACGAGCGCATCGATGGGACGGGCTATCCGGACGGACTAAAGGGTGATGAAATCTGCCTGGGCGCCCGCATCATGGCGTTAGCCGACGCATATGACGCGATGACCACGGATCGAACCTACCGCAAGGCTATGGAGCGGGGGGAGGCCATAGCAGAGATAGAGCGAGTGTCCGGATCGCAATTCGATCCGGAGTGTTTGGAAGCGTTCCTGGCCGTGGTCGTAGACTGA
- the rfbD gene encoding dTDP-4-dehydrorhamnose reductase, which produces MRILITGACGQLGTDLSEVIGRSDQVWALGRNEFDLTRPEQIGDVLASIKPDVVVNCSAYTNVDDCQNRPAICRDINEQGTGRLARSAESLGCRLIHISTDYVFDGRRAVPEPYTEDDVPSPISVYGESKLRGEQLVQAYCTRFAILRTAWLYGIHGRNFLKTILRLALQHSENSIKVVDDQHGSPTWSRTLARQIRAVIENGAEGVFHATAEGHCTWYELTRAFLDRMGVRTRVAPCTTAEFPRPAPRPANSILENRRLKALDIHMMRSWETDLADFVERYSDRLLSEAQAELQRQ; this is translated from the coding sequence ATGAGGATTTTGATTACCGGAGCCTGCGGTCAACTGGGAACGGACCTCTCTGAAGTCATCGGGAGAAGTGACCAGGTCTGGGCCTTGGGTCGCAACGAATTCGATCTGACAAGACCGGAACAGATCGGGGATGTGCTGGCGTCCATCAAACCCGACGTCGTCGTGAACTGCTCGGCGTACACCAATGTGGACGATTGTCAGAATCGGCCCGCCATTTGCCGGGACATAAACGAGCAGGGAACGGGCCGTCTGGCTCGGAGCGCGGAATCCCTCGGCTGCAGGCTCATTCACATCTCGACCGATTACGTGTTTGACGGCCGGAGAGCCGTTCCCGAGCCTTACACCGAAGACGACGTTCCGTCGCCGATCTCCGTGTATGGGGAGAGCAAGCTCAGGGGGGAGCAACTGGTGCAGGCCTATTGCACCCGATTTGCGATCCTGCGTACAGCCTGGTTGTACGGCATACACGGCCGTAACTTTCTGAAGACCATTTTAAGGCTTGCTCTGCAGCATTCCGAGAATTCCATCAAGGTCGTGGATGACCAACACGGGTCCCCAACCTGGAGCCGCACCCTGGCCCGGCAAATCCGGGCCGTCATCGAAAACGGCGCCGAGGGGGTGTTTCACGCTACGGCCGAGGGGCACTGTACATGGTACGAACTGACACGAGCGTTTCTCGATCGTATGGGTGTCCGCACTCGAGTCGCGCCGTGCACCACGGCCGAGTTTCCCCGACCCGCTCCGCGACCCGCCAATTCCATCCTCGAGAACCGGCGTCTGAAAGCGCTCGATATCCATATGATGAGATCGTGGGAAACGGATCTGGCGGATTTTGTGGAGCGTTATTCCGACCGGCTGCTGAGCGAAGCCCAAGCCGAACTCCAAAGGCAATGA
- the iorA gene encoding indolepyruvate ferredoxin oxidoreductase subunit alpha: MHKLLTDSPGEKMLMLGNEAIARGAIEAGVAFGATYPGTPSSEISEYLFRISHETDLYFEYSTNEKVALEIAAGAAVCGLRSMAVMKHVGMNVAADALMTLAYVGVRGGLVIVCADDPFMFSSQNEQDNRYYGKLSGLPILEPSTGDEAKEMVKYAFDLSEELKEPVILRTTTRINHSSFVVELGNIRRRETRGDFEKNPFRYVTVPAVSRNLHKLLLQNYDKALATANRSPWNRISGDGKWGIACNGVSYNYVQDAVKELGISERTKVLRVGFSHPFPNGLVQEFLKGCERVLVVEEGEPYMEESVKAAAQEAGCTISIRGKGDELFSRLFEFDPALVRRNVARFFGLSEPMSESISAAGLPEIPQRPPNLCAGCPHRATFYSVRKVLGDDAIYPTDIGCYTLGLLPPLSMADFLICMGSSVGTAAGFARATGRKVVAFIGDSTFFHSGLPGLVSAVHHNHNFTLVILDNGTTAMTGHQPHPGVDLRPLGFEGYSTVDIETVVRGLGVKHVTVVEPLKLKKTQEAVKEAVEFKGVSVIISREICPLYAKVLPDAKKTRSFHVAEAKCANHRVCINDLGCPAFYLEDDRVKINENVCIGCAVCAQICPENAILPVKTA, from the coding sequence ATGCACAAGCTTTTGACCGATTCTCCAGGGGAGAAGATGCTCATGTTGGGCAACGAGGCTATTGCCCGGGGAGCTATAGAAGCCGGCGTGGCCTTCGGAGCAACGTATCCGGGCACGCCTTCTTCCGAGATCAGCGAATATCTGTTTCGGATTTCCCACGAAACGGATCTGTACTTCGAGTATTCCACCAACGAAAAAGTAGCCTTGGAAATCGCCGCGGGCGCGGCGGTCTGCGGCCTTCGCTCCATGGCCGTCATGAAACATGTGGGCATGAACGTAGCGGCCGATGCGCTGATGACTCTCGCCTATGTAGGAGTTCGAGGGGGTCTCGTGATCGTCTGCGCGGATGATCCCTTCATGTTTTCCAGCCAGAACGAACAGGACAACCGCTACTACGGAAAGCTCTCCGGACTGCCCATCCTCGAGCCTTCCACGGGCGATGAAGCCAAGGAGATGGTGAAGTACGCTTTCGATCTGTCGGAAGAACTGAAGGAGCCGGTCATACTGCGCACCACGACGCGGATCAATCATTCGTCGTTTGTCGTGGAACTGGGCAATATTCGCCGACGGGAAACCCGGGGCGACTTTGAAAAGAACCCGTTTCGCTATGTTACCGTGCCCGCGGTTTCCAGAAACCTCCATAAGCTGCTTTTGCAGAACTACGACAAGGCATTGGCGACCGCCAACAGGTCACCATGGAACCGGATTTCGGGGGACGGCAAGTGGGGCATTGCGTGCAACGGTGTCAGTTATAACTATGTACAAGACGCGGTGAAGGAACTGGGTATTTCAGAAAGAACGAAAGTATTGCGCGTCGGGTTTTCCCATCCTTTTCCCAACGGCCTGGTCCAGGAGTTTCTCAAAGGGTGCGAGCGTGTTCTCGTGGTGGAAGAAGGCGAGCCGTACATGGAGGAAAGTGTCAAAGCCGCGGCTCAAGAAGCCGGCTGCACGATTTCGATCCGGGGCAAAGGCGACGAACTGTTTTCCCGCCTGTTTGAGTTCGATCCGGCTCTCGTGCGTCGGAATGTGGCTCGTTTCTTCGGTCTGAGCGAACCCATGTCCGAATCCATCAGCGCCGCCGGTTTGCCCGAAATTCCCCAGCGGCCGCCGAACCTTTGCGCGGGATGCCCCCACCGGGCCACTTTCTACTCCGTCCGAAAAGTCCTGGGAGACGACGCCATCTATCCCACGGACATCGGATGCTACACATTGGGCCTCCTTCCCCCGCTCTCCATGGCCGATTTCCTCATCTGCATGGGATCCAGCGTAGGCACGGCGGCGGGCTTTGCCCGAGCCACGGGGAGAAAGGTGGTGGCTTTCATCGGAGACTCGACGTTTTTTCATTCGGGATTACCCGGTCTGGTGAGCGCGGTGCACCACAACCACAATTTTACCCTGGTCATACTGGATAACGGCACAACCGCCATGACCGGTCACCAACCCCACCCCGGAGTGGATTTGAGGCCGCTCGGTTTCGAAGGGTACTCCACCGTGGATATTGAAACCGTGGTCCGAGGCCTTGGCGTAAAACACGTAACCGTAGTCGAACCGTTGAAACTCAAGAAGACTCAGGAAGCCGTCAAGGAAGCCGTCGAGTTTAAAGGGGTGTCCGTCATCATTTCTCGAGAAATCTGCCCTCTCTACGCCAAAGTGCTGCCGGACGCGAAAAAAACGCGGTCTTTTCACGTGGCGGAGGCCAAGTGCGCGAATCACAGGGTCTGCATTAACGACCTGGGGTGCCCGGCGTTCTATCTCGAAGACGACCGCGTCAAGATAAACGAGAACGTGTGCATCGGTTGTGCGGTATGCGCCCAGATATGTCCGGAAAATGCCATATTGCCGGTCAAGACGGCCTAG
- a CDS encoding phenylacetate--CoA ligase — MSKFWDEKFETMPYEEMAKFQLAKLKETLAWVYEKVPFYRKTFDHAGLKPTSVGKLEDLARFPFSIKNDLRDNYPFGLCALPMKDLVRIHASSGTTGKPITGPYSREDRNQWANCMARTLYSHGVREDDLCQNAYGYGLFTGGLGFHLGAELIGCAIVPTSSGLTERQIVIMQDFGSNVLFSTPTYALTIAEKAEKMGVDMKSLPLRVGCFGAEPWTPKMRDEIEKRMGIIAHEAYGLTEMMGPGVAFSCEARNLHINEDHCYPEVIDPETLQPLPMGETGELVFTALQRRAMPLIRYRTKDITRLVRTKCDCGRTLITMDKITGRDDDMLIISGVNVFPSQVESVIMEFKDMEPHYQIRVRKKGYLDVMLVEAEAKRVVYEAGKESVQKLADLISDRILQVIGITVPISIVPMNSIPRSEGKAKRVIDER; from the coding sequence ATGTCCAAGTTCTGGGATGAAAAGTTCGAAACCATGCCTTACGAGGAAATGGCCAAGTTTCAACTGGCGAAGCTCAAAGAGACGCTGGCCTGGGTTTACGAAAAGGTGCCGTTCTACAGAAAAACCTTTGATCATGCGGGATTGAAGCCCACGTCGGTGGGAAAGCTCGAGGATCTTGCCCGATTTCCTTTTTCGATCAAGAATGACTTGAGAGATAATTATCCGTTTGGGCTATGCGCCCTACCCATGAAGGATCTCGTCCGTATCCACGCTTCTTCGGGAACGACCGGAAAACCCATTACAGGGCCGTACAGTCGGGAAGACCGTAATCAGTGGGCCAACTGCATGGCGCGCACACTGTATTCGCATGGCGTCCGAGAAGATGACCTGTGCCAGAATGCTTACGGCTATGGGCTTTTCACCGGGGGGCTCGGGTTTCATTTGGGCGCGGAATTAATCGGGTGCGCGATTGTTCCGACTTCGAGCGGTCTGACGGAACGACAGATTGTGATTATGCAGGATTTCGGGAGCAACGTGCTGTTCTCTACGCCGACATACGCGCTGACTATTGCGGAGAAAGCGGAAAAGATGGGCGTCGACATGAAATCGTTGCCGCTCCGAGTGGGTTGTTTCGGCGCGGAACCCTGGACACCGAAAATGCGCGACGAAATCGAAAAACGCATGGGAATCATTGCGCATGAAGCGTACGGGTTGACCGAAATGATGGGCCCCGGCGTCGCCTTTTCATGCGAAGCCCGCAACCTGCATATCAACGAAGATCATTGTTATCCGGAGGTCATCGACCCCGAAACGCTCCAGCCGCTGCCGATGGGCGAAACCGGCGAGCTGGTTTTCACGGCTCTCCAGAGACGCGCCATGCCCCTGATACGGTACCGGACGAAAGACATTACCAGGCTGGTTCGTACGAAATGCGACTGCGGTCGGACCCTGATCACCATGGACAAAATAACCGGCCGGGATGACGACATGCTCATCATCAGCGGGGTCAATGTATTCCCTTCCCAGGTGGAGAGCGTGATCATGGAGTTCAAGGACATGGAGCCCCACTATCAGATTCGGGTGCGGAAAAAGGGCTACCTGGACGTCATGCTGGTTGAAGCCGAAGCCAAACGGGTCGTTTATGAAGCGGGCAAGGAATCCGTGCAAAAATTAGCGGACTTGATATCGGATCGAATACTTCAAGTCATTGGCATCACGGTGCCCATATCCATTGTTCCGATGAACAGCATCCCCCGGAGCGAGGGGAAAGCCAAACGCGTGATCGACGAGAGGTAG
- a CDS encoding indolepyruvate oxidoreductase subunit beta produces MDPIRLIIVAVGGQGNLLASRVLGEAALAANVPVRMSEIHGMAQRGGVVESAVLFGDVESTIISDGEADALVGFEPSETLRAAKKCGKDTVVITNLGQLPPFTVAIGKGVYPDIPSSLDLLRQRVKKVIAFDGTGLAIKAGNADEGRRKRTDPFFGLREERRDRNRRPDPSERELVLRASLRGRFDQGGGATTRDREARRVEKGNL; encoded by the coding sequence ATGGATCCAATCAGATTGATCATAGTGGCCGTGGGCGGCCAGGGTAATCTATTGGCTTCCCGCGTGCTGGGGGAAGCGGCTCTTGCCGCCAACGTTCCGGTGCGGATGAGCGAGATTCACGGTATGGCTCAGAGGGGGGGCGTTGTGGAATCGGCCGTTCTTTTCGGAGACGTCGAGAGTACGATCATTTCGGACGGCGAGGCGGACGCGCTTGTGGGTTTCGAGCCGTCGGAAACCCTCAGAGCTGCGAAAAAGTGCGGCAAGGATACCGTGGTCATTACAAACCTGGGACAGTTGCCTCCTTTCACGGTCGCCATCGGCAAAGGCGTGTACCCGGACATACCCTCCTCTCTGGATCTTCTCAGGCAGCGGGTGAAGAAAGTCATTGCCTTTGATGGCACGGGCCTGGCCATAAAGGCCGGGAACGCAGACGAAGGAAGGAGAAAACGCACCGATCCCTTTTTCGGCCTTCGTGAGGAACGCCGAGACCGAAATCGACGACCTGATCCTTCGGAACGGGAACTGGTTCTCCGAGCTTCCCTACGGGGGCGCTTTGACCAAGGAGGCGGCGCGACAACTCGAGATCGAGAAGCGCGCCGTGTGGAGAAGGGTAATCTATGA
- the cadA gene encoding cadmium-translocating P-type ATPase, with translation MTDKLTLNIRGMTCAACVRRVERGLQDMEGVAEAVVNFATEQATVEYDPKVLDTEAISRRVHDLGYDVVDTPDTSGDVEPTTVSVGGMTCAACVRRVELALKEIPGVEDVAVNLATARATLMHRANWSGVEAVAKTITDTGYEFLGVLGETLEDPVEKARAKEIGELKRKFIAGAILSVIIHAGSMQHWFPFLNSIPRQMMLVILFVLSTPAVFWVGSRFFRGALKAAKQKTTDMNTLVAVGALSAYVYSTVATFFPVLFSKAGIFPHVYFDGASMIVTLILLGRLLEARAKGKTSRAIKRLMELKPRTARVIRDGKEMDLPIEAVVKGDRIVVRPGEKISTDGTVVSGSSSVDESMLTGESIPVSKRSGDTVFAATLNKSGTFVFEATRVGAETALAQIIRLVEEAQGSKAPIQRLADKVASVFVPVVFGLAIITFAVWFLSASDFTLALLNFVSVLIIACPCAMGLATPTAVMVGTGLGAESGILIKGGESLEKAYKLTTVVFDKTGTLTRGEPVVTDIAAVEGEDPQNVLAIAGSVEAVSEHPLGQAIVEESRKRGIPTVAIEDFEAISGLGAKALVNGRSVLLGNLKLMQSNGVALNGMESRNLSYADQGKTSVFVARDGEVVGLIALSDVPKDTAAETASMLKDMGLKMAMITGDHQKTALAVGRALGIDHVLAEVLPADKADKIRELQAQGEIVAMVGDGINDAPALSAADIGIAIGAGTDVAIEASDITLIQNDLRLVPRAIDLSHQTIRIIRQNLFWAFFYNSLGIPIAAGALYPRFGILLNPVFAAAAMAMSSVCVVSNSLRLRRVWKRKLASHN, from the coding sequence ATGACGGATAAACTTACGTTGAACATCAGAGGAATGACTTGCGCCGCGTGCGTGCGACGCGTGGAACGCGGACTGCAGGACATGGAAGGCGTTGCCGAGGCTGTCGTGAATTTTGCCACGGAGCAGGCTACGGTCGAATACGATCCAAAGGTATTAGACACGGAAGCGATCAGCCGAAGAGTGCACGACCTGGGATACGACGTGGTGGACACGCCGGATACATCCGGTGACGTTGAGCCCACTACGGTGTCGGTCGGCGGTATGACTTGCGCCGCCTGTGTTCGAAGGGTTGAGCTGGCGTTGAAGGAAATCCCGGGTGTGGAAGACGTGGCCGTGAATCTGGCAACGGCCCGGGCCACTTTGATGCACCGTGCAAACTGGTCCGGAGTTGAAGCAGTAGCAAAAACGATTACCGACACGGGGTACGAGTTTCTGGGCGTGCTGGGAGAAACCCTCGAGGACCCCGTGGAAAAGGCCCGGGCCAAAGAGATCGGTGAACTCAAACGTAAGTTCATTGCCGGCGCGATTTTGAGCGTGATCATCCATGCGGGCTCCATGCAACACTGGTTCCCGTTTCTGAACTCGATCCCCCGTCAAATGATGCTGGTGATCCTCTTCGTGCTCAGCACTCCCGCAGTATTCTGGGTTGGAAGCCGATTCTTCCGGGGCGCTCTGAAAGCCGCCAAGCAAAAAACCACGGACATGAACACGCTGGTGGCCGTGGGGGCGCTTTCCGCCTATGTCTATTCAACCGTGGCCACGTTCTTTCCCGTTCTTTTCTCGAAAGCCGGCATCTTTCCTCATGTGTACTTCGACGGCGCCTCGATGATCGTCACCCTGATCCTCTTAGGACGCCTGCTCGAGGCCAGGGCCAAAGGGAAAACCTCGCGCGCCATCAAGCGTCTCATGGAGCTGAAACCAAGAACTGCCCGGGTCATTCGTGACGGGAAGGAGATGGATCTGCCCATCGAGGCCGTAGTCAAAGGCGACCGGATCGTGGTCCGTCCCGGAGAAAAAATCTCCACGGATGGAACCGTGGTGTCCGGTTCCTCGTCCGTGGACGAATCCATGCTTACGGGTGAAAGTATTCCGGTTTCCAAAAGATCGGGGGACACCGTATTTGCCGCCACTTTGAACAAGAGTGGAACCTTTGTTTTCGAGGCGACCCGGGTCGGAGCCGAGACCGCGCTGGCCCAGATCATCCGCCTGGTCGAGGAGGCTCAGGGATCCAAAGCCCCCATTCAACGGTTGGCGGACAAAGTGGCTTCCGTATTCGTACCGGTGGTGTTCGGTCTTGCCATAATCACCTTTGCTGTCTGGTTTTTGTCCGCTTCCGATTTCACCCTCGCTTTACTCAATTTTGTCTCGGTTCTGATCATCGCGTGTCCGTGCGCCATGGGACTGGCCACGCCCACGGCCGTCATGGTGGGAACCGGTCTGGGGGCGGAAAGCGGTATCCTGATCAAGGGCGGAGAAAGCCTGGAAAAAGCCTACAAATTGACTACCGTGGTTTTCGACAAGACGGGAACATTGACCCGGGGGGAACCCGTCGTGACGGACATAGCCGCCGTTGAAGGGGAAGACCCGCAGAATGTCCTGGCTATAGCAGGGTCGGTGGAAGCCGTGTCGGAACATCCCCTGGGGCAGGCCATTGTCGAGGAAAGCCGCAAGCGCGGAATTCCCACGGTTGCCATTGAGGATTTCGAAGCCATCTCCGGTCTGGGCGCAAAGGCCCTGGTGAACGGCAGATCCGTTCTGTTGGGCAATTTGAAGCTGATGCAGAGCAATGGTGTAGCCTTGAACGGCATGGAGAGCCGGAACCTCTCCTACGCGGACCAAGGGAAAACGTCGGTTTTTGTGGCCCGGGACGGCGAAGTGGTCGGTCTGATCGCCCTGTCCGACGTTCCGAAGGACACCGCGGCGGAAACGGCTTCCATGTTGAAAGACATGGGTCTGAAGATGGCCATGATCACGGGCGACCACCAGAAGACCGCGCTTGCGGTCGGCCGGGCATTGGGCATCGATCACGTTCTGGCCGAGGTCCTGCCCGCGGACAAAGCCGACAAGATTCGTGAACTTCAGGCCCAAGGTGAAATCGTGGCCATGGTCGGCGACGGTATCAACGACGCTCCGGCCCTGTCGGCCGCGGACATAGGTATCGCCATAGGAGCAGGCACCGACGTGGCCATCGAGGCCAGCGACATCACACTCATTCAGAACGATCTCCGCCTTGTTCCCAGGGCCATCGATCTGTCGCACCAGACCATACGTATCATCAGACAGAACCTGTTCTGGGCGTTTTTCTACAACAGTCTCGGCATTCCCATCGCTGCAGGAGCCCTGTACCCGAGGTTCGGCATCCTGTTGAATCCGGTATTCGCCGCAGCGGCCATGGCCATGAGTTCCGTCTGCGTGGTGAGCAATTCGCTCAGGCTGCGAAGGGTGTGGAAAAGAAAACTCGCATCGCACAACTAG
- a CDS encoding ferritin family protein, translating into MDLLQGDFSPQGIFRIAATMERGLRSFYLLFAEAAGDRELIGLCSMLAEIETRHLESLKKLASEVGSSIDVSGENETPEVLEGGYNIRAFLEEVKPRIETVPDALGVAIMLEAQALDLYMRFAYETEKDGSKEILYSIAEEEKSHLKSLGRLMDEKVRT; encoded by the coding sequence ATGGATCTCCTGCAAGGTGATTTCTCACCGCAGGGCATCTTTCGGATCGCGGCCACCATGGAGAGGGGTCTACGGAGCTTCTACCTGCTTTTTGCGGAAGCTGCCGGGGATCGGGAACTGATCGGACTCTGTTCGATGCTTGCCGAAATCGAGACCAGGCATCTGGAATCACTGAAGAAGCTGGCCTCCGAAGTCGGCTCCTCCATCGACGTATCGGGCGAGAACGAGACACCCGAGGTATTGGAGGGCGGCTACAACATACGAGCGTTTTTGGAGGAGGTCAAACCTCGGATCGAGACGGTTCCGGATGCTCTGGGGGTTGCCATCATGTTGGAAGCTCAAGCGTTGGACCTGTATATGCGTTTTGCTTATGAAACCGAGAAGGACGGTTCAAAAGAAATCTTGTACTCCATAGCGGAGGAGGAAAAGAGCCATCTCAAGAGCTTGGGGCGGCTTATGGATGAAAAGGTTCGAACATGA
- a CDS encoding aspartyl protease family protein, with product MKRPELPILPVSLLILFMFLSVPVYEARGEVYKYLDDEGQIHFTDDLTTIPEKYWDEVQTLKVSRKEPAERTPASAPELPGPPSTAVDIDEFGHVYLQVEARYRSRSETFRFMLDTGSSMSSLTAHAADMLGVIYAEGETSTVVADGRVVSNGWVTLDKMQVGPFVLENKPVLIHGSDPRQELPYEGLLGQDLLSKVEYRLDRENKQIQWLKTDF from the coding sequence ATGAAACGGCCGGAGCTGCCTATTTTGCCGGTTTCGTTGCTTATCCTATTCATGTTCTTATCTGTACCCGTATATGAGGCCAGGGGAGAAGTCTACAAGTACCTGGACGATGAAGGCCAGATTCATTTCACCGACGACCTCACCACCATACCCGAGAAGTATTGGGACGAAGTTCAAACCCTAAAGGTTTCTCGGAAGGAGCCGGCCGAGCGGACCCCTGCATCGGCGCCGGAGTTGCCAGGTCCACCTTCCACTGCCGTGGATATAGACGAATTCGGCCACGTGTATCTTCAGGTGGAGGCCCGATATCGTAGCCGATCCGAAACGTTCCGGTTTATGCTCGACACCGGCTCTTCCATGAGTTCACTTACCGCACATGCCGCCGATATGCTGGGAGTCATATACGCAGAAGGTGAAACGTCCACCGTGGTGGCGGATGGGAGGGTTGTTTCGAACGGATGGGTCACGCTCGATAAGATGCAAGTCGGTCCCTTCGTGCTCGAAAACAAACCGGTGCTGATTCATGGCTCCGATCCGCGACAGGAACTCCCGTACGAAGGTCTCTTGGGGCAGGATTTGTTGAGCAAGGTGGAGTATCGGTTGGATCGTGAGAACAAGCAGATCCAATGGTTGAAAACCGACTTTTGA